The following are encoded in a window of Cyprinus carpio isolate SPL01 chromosome A13, ASM1834038v1, whole genome shotgun sequence genomic DNA:
- the abcg8 gene encoding ATP-binding cassette sub-family G member 8 isoform X1, with product MSVQSAFHSEDSFGSTNDKQNRGQDILFSSPEEDSSLYFTYSGGRNEVEVRNLNYEVDMAAQTPWYERLSELKMPWEMHGNKQTVIKDLNLCVHSGQMLAVIGSSGCGKTSLLDIITCRDEGGTMNSGEILINGKPSTRSLVKKCIAHVRQDDRLLPHLTVRETLAFVAKLRLPAHFTQEQRDQRVDDVIAELRLRQCAHTRVGNDYVRGVSGGERRRVSIAVQLLWNPGILILDEPTSGLDSFTAHNLVITLYRLARGNRLVLLSVHQPRSDIFQLFDLVVLLSSGSAVYCGQAKDMVAYFTSLGYPCPRYCNPSDYYVDLISIDRRSPEKEAQCLEKARMLAAQFVEKVKNTEDFMWKSEDCGSPALDAPQSSVPPVSKKESVITVSKQKDRLPGKLQQFTILIKRQVFNDYRDLVTLVVHGLEALLMSLLIGFLYFGAGDEGLSIQDTVALLYMIGALTPFAVVLDVIAKCHSERAMLYHELEDGMYSVTSYFFAKVLGELPEHCAFTLVYGVPIYWLAGLNSAPERFLLNFLLVWLTVYCSRCMALFVAAALPTLQTSSFLGNSLFTVFYLTAGFVISLENMWLVASWFSYISFMRWGFEGMLQVQFRGTRIPITIGNLSVEFDGIKVVEMMKMNQYPLYSCYLVPIAVAFVFILLYYLSLKFIKQKSSQDW from the exons ATGTCAGTCCAGAGTGCTTTCCATTCAGAAGACAGCTTCGGCTCTACAAATGACAAACAGAACCGG GGTCAAGACATTCTTTTCTCATCTCCAGAGGAGGACAGCAGTCTGTATTTTACTTACAGTGGAGGTCGCAATGAAGTGGAAGTCCGCAATCTCAACTATGAG GTGGACATGGCAGCACAGACACCCTGGTATGAGAGGCTGTCCGAGCTGAAGATGCCCTGGGAGATGCACGGCAACAAGCAAACGGTCATAAAGGACCTGAACCTATGTGTGCACAGTGGCCAGATGCTTGCTGTCATTGGCAGCTCAG GCTGTGGGAAGACCTCCTTACTGGACATCATAACATGTCGGGATGAGGGTGGCACTATGAATTCAGGAGAGATTCTGATCAACGGGAAACCCTCCACACGTTCCCTGGTGAAGAAATGCATTGCTCACGTGCGGCAGGATGACCGCCTTTTACCGCACCTCACAGTGCGCGAGACGCTGGCTTTTGTGGCCAAACTACGGCTGCCTGCGCACTTCACCCAGGAACAGAGAGATCAGCGG GTGGATGATGTCATCGCTGAGCTGCGTCTGAGGCAATGCGCGCACACGCGCGTGGGGAACGACTATGTGAGGGGGGTGTCCggtggagagaggaggagggTCAGCATCGCTGTACAGCTGCTCTGGAATCCAG GTATTCTCATCCTAGATGAGCCTACTTCAGGTCTGGACAGCTTCACAGCCCATAATTTGGTGATTACATTGTACCGTCTGGCTCGAGGGAACCGCCTGGTGCTGCTGTCAGTCCATCAGCCTCGTTCGGATATCTTTCAGCTCTTTGACCTGGTGGTGCTCTTGTCTTCTGGTTCAGCCGTGTACTGCGGTCAGGCCAAGGACATGGTAGCTTACTTTACTTCTCTTGGGTACCCTTGTCCACGATACTGCAACCCCTCTGACTACTACG TGGACTTGATAAGCATTGATCGGCGCAGTCCTGAAAAAGAAGCACAATGTTTGGAGAAGGCCAGGATGTTAGCGGCCCAGTTTGTAGAGAAGGTGAAGAACACAGAGGATTTCATGTGGAAATCAGAAGATTGCGGTTCTCCGGCACTGGATGCCCCTCAAAg CAGTGTTCCTCCCGTCTCGAAGAAGGAATCAGTGATCACAGTTTCCAAACAGAAGGATCGCCTGCCAGGAAAACTGCAGCAGTTCACAATCCTAATCaa acgGCAGGTATTTAATGACTACCGGGACCTGGTGACGTTGGTGGTTCATGGTTTGGAAGCCTTGCTAATGTCACTTCTCATCGGTTTCCTTTATTTTGGAGCTGGGGATGAGGGTCTTTCCATCCAAGATACGGTGGCTTTGCTCTACATGATAGGAGCTCTGACACCCTTTGCTGTGGTGCTGGACGTCATTGCAAAGT GTCATTCAGAGAGAGCCATGCTTTATCATGAACTGGAAGATGGCATGTACTCAGTCACCTCATACTTTTTTGCCAAG GTCCTTGGTGAGCTGCCAGAGCACTGTGCCTTTACGCTGGTATACGGTGTGCCCATCTACTGGTTGGCTGGGCTCAACAGCGCTCCCGAACGCTTCCTGCTCAACTTCCTCTTGGTGTGGCTGACGGTGTATTGTAGTCGCTGCATGGCCCTATTTGTGGCGGCAGCCCTGCCAACATTGCAGACTTCGTCTTTCCTGGGAAACTCACTCTTCACAGTCTTCTACCTGACTGCTGGCTTTGTCATTAGTCTGGAAAACATGTGGCTGG TGGCGTCTTGGTTCTCTTACATATCTTTCATGCGCTGGGGTTTTGAGGGAATGCTGCAGGTTCAGTTTCGTGGGACCAGAATCCCAATCACTATTGGAAACCTCTCAGTAGAATTCGATGGGATTAAG GTTGTGGAGATGATGAAAATGAACCAGTATCCACTGTATTCCTGCTACCTGGTGCCTATTGCTGTTGCTTTTGTTTTCATCCTGCTCTATTATCTGTCACTCAAATTCATTAAACAGAAGTCCAGTCAGGATTGGTGA
- the abcg8 gene encoding ATP-binding cassette sub-family G member 8 isoform X2: protein MSVQSAFHSEDSFGSTNDKQNRGQDILFSSPEEDSSLYFTYSGGRNEVEVRNLNYEVDMAAQTPWYERLSELKMPWEMHGNKQTVIKDLNLCVHSGQMLAVIGSSGCGKTSLLDIITCRDEGGTMNSGEILINGKPSTRSLVKKCIAHVRQDDRLLPHLTVRETLAFVAKLRLPAHFTQEQRDQRVDDVIAELRLRQCAHTRVGNDYVRGVSGGERRRVSIAVQLLWNPGILILDEPTSGLDSFTAHNLVITLYRLARGNRLVLLSVHQPRSDIFQLFDLVVLLSSGSAVYCGQAKDMVAYFTSLGYPCPRYCNPSDYYVDLISIDRRSPEKEAQCLEKARMLAAQFVEKVKNTEDFMWKSEDCGSPALDAPQSVPPVSKKESVITVSKQKDRLPGKLQQFTILIKRQVFNDYRDLVTLVVHGLEALLMSLLIGFLYFGAGDEGLSIQDTVALLYMIGALTPFAVVLDVIAKCHSERAMLYHELEDGMYSVTSYFFAKVLGELPEHCAFTLVYGVPIYWLAGLNSAPERFLLNFLLVWLTVYCSRCMALFVAAALPTLQTSSFLGNSLFTVFYLTAGFVISLENMWLVASWFSYISFMRWGFEGMLQVQFRGTRIPITIGNLSVEFDGIKVVEMMKMNQYPLYSCYLVPIAVAFVFILLYYLSLKFIKQKSSQDW, encoded by the exons ATGTCAGTCCAGAGTGCTTTCCATTCAGAAGACAGCTTCGGCTCTACAAATGACAAACAGAACCGG GGTCAAGACATTCTTTTCTCATCTCCAGAGGAGGACAGCAGTCTGTATTTTACTTACAGTGGAGGTCGCAATGAAGTGGAAGTCCGCAATCTCAACTATGAG GTGGACATGGCAGCACAGACACCCTGGTATGAGAGGCTGTCCGAGCTGAAGATGCCCTGGGAGATGCACGGCAACAAGCAAACGGTCATAAAGGACCTGAACCTATGTGTGCACAGTGGCCAGATGCTTGCTGTCATTGGCAGCTCAG GCTGTGGGAAGACCTCCTTACTGGACATCATAACATGTCGGGATGAGGGTGGCACTATGAATTCAGGAGAGATTCTGATCAACGGGAAACCCTCCACACGTTCCCTGGTGAAGAAATGCATTGCTCACGTGCGGCAGGATGACCGCCTTTTACCGCACCTCACAGTGCGCGAGACGCTGGCTTTTGTGGCCAAACTACGGCTGCCTGCGCACTTCACCCAGGAACAGAGAGATCAGCGG GTGGATGATGTCATCGCTGAGCTGCGTCTGAGGCAATGCGCGCACACGCGCGTGGGGAACGACTATGTGAGGGGGGTGTCCggtggagagaggaggagggTCAGCATCGCTGTACAGCTGCTCTGGAATCCAG GTATTCTCATCCTAGATGAGCCTACTTCAGGTCTGGACAGCTTCACAGCCCATAATTTGGTGATTACATTGTACCGTCTGGCTCGAGGGAACCGCCTGGTGCTGCTGTCAGTCCATCAGCCTCGTTCGGATATCTTTCAGCTCTTTGACCTGGTGGTGCTCTTGTCTTCTGGTTCAGCCGTGTACTGCGGTCAGGCCAAGGACATGGTAGCTTACTTTACTTCTCTTGGGTACCCTTGTCCACGATACTGCAACCCCTCTGACTACTACG TGGACTTGATAAGCATTGATCGGCGCAGTCCTGAAAAAGAAGCACAATGTTTGGAGAAGGCCAGGATGTTAGCGGCCCAGTTTGTAGAGAAGGTGAAGAACACAGAGGATTTCATGTGGAAATCAGAAGATTGCGGTTCTCCGGCACTGGATGCCCCTCAAAg TGTTCCTCCCGTCTCGAAGAAGGAATCAGTGATCACAGTTTCCAAACAGAAGGATCGCCTGCCAGGAAAACTGCAGCAGTTCACAATCCTAATCaa acgGCAGGTATTTAATGACTACCGGGACCTGGTGACGTTGGTGGTTCATGGTTTGGAAGCCTTGCTAATGTCACTTCTCATCGGTTTCCTTTATTTTGGAGCTGGGGATGAGGGTCTTTCCATCCAAGATACGGTGGCTTTGCTCTACATGATAGGAGCTCTGACACCCTTTGCTGTGGTGCTGGACGTCATTGCAAAGT GTCATTCAGAGAGAGCCATGCTTTATCATGAACTGGAAGATGGCATGTACTCAGTCACCTCATACTTTTTTGCCAAG GTCCTTGGTGAGCTGCCAGAGCACTGTGCCTTTACGCTGGTATACGGTGTGCCCATCTACTGGTTGGCTGGGCTCAACAGCGCTCCCGAACGCTTCCTGCTCAACTTCCTCTTGGTGTGGCTGACGGTGTATTGTAGTCGCTGCATGGCCCTATTTGTGGCGGCAGCCCTGCCAACATTGCAGACTTCGTCTTTCCTGGGAAACTCACTCTTCACAGTCTTCTACCTGACTGCTGGCTTTGTCATTAGTCTGGAAAACATGTGGCTGG TGGCGTCTTGGTTCTCTTACATATCTTTCATGCGCTGGGGTTTTGAGGGAATGCTGCAGGTTCAGTTTCGTGGGACCAGAATCCCAATCACTATTGGAAACCTCTCAGTAGAATTCGATGGGATTAAG GTTGTGGAGATGATGAAAATGAACCAGTATCCACTGTATTCCTGCTACCTGGTGCCTATTGCTGTTGCTTTTGTTTTCATCCTGCTCTATTATCTGTCACTCAAATTCATTAAACAGAAGTCCAGTCAGGATTGGTGA
- the abcg5 gene encoding ATP-binding cassette sub-family G member 5, with protein MSQSHSYSLQDVFQNNGLNGTFKVVSETGTSQPKPDYVDSSCSLSVKNVSYTVSEHVGPWWDLSSFRKKWTRQILNQVSFHVDSGQIMGILGNSGSGKTTLLDAIAGRIGNSGKLLGEVFVNGRKLKTEQFQDCFSYVLQSDSLLSYLTVEETLTYTAHLALRKHSSEAIRKKVAAVMVELSLGHVAHSVIGGRIFPGISGGERRRVSIASQLLQDPKVILLDEPTTGLDSMTANQIVVLLAELARRDRIVIVTIHQPRSELFRIFNRIAIMSRGELVFCGKPEEMVDFFSSCGYECPEYCNPFDFIVDLTSVDTRCSEREAATYSRMHDITSAYQNSEVYKSMLGRIEQSCQRADKPMIPFKSKESPSCMSKLNVLLRRTVRNMSRDRMGILMRLSQNLIYGLFIAFFVMKLDKDVTKGAVQDRIGIIYQSMGASPYTGMLNAVALFPALRAIADQESKDGLYQKWQMFLAYIIHILPFSIISVFIFTSFLYWTVGMNPDPVRFVCFSAVVMVPHIVGELLTLVLLGVVQDPNMVNSGVALLNIAGIMVGSGFLRSFKQMPVVFQWLSYLTFQKYGCELLIVTEFYGLNFTCTPLAGLPGSCLVDSGDMIIDQGYPGALSRYTQDFLLLYAFLPALVILGIISFKIRDHLIRR; from the exons ATGAGTCAGTCACATTCATATTCATTGCAGGATGTTTTCCAGAATAATGGGTTAAATGGAACTTTTAAGGTGGTGTCAGAGACGGGAACGTCCCAACCAAAGCCGGATTATGTCGATTCGTCATGCAGCCTGAGCGTCAAAAATGTGTCCTATACTGTAAG TGAACATGTAGGACCCTGGTGGGACCTTTcatctttcagaaaaaaatggaCAAGACAAATACTGAATCAAGTGTCATTTCATGTGGACAGTGGGCAGATAATGGGAATTCTTGGGAATTCAG GTTCTGGGAAAACCACGTTGTTAGATGCTATAGCAGGACGAATCGGGAATTCTGGTAAACTCCTTGGAGAGGTTTTTGTGAATGGAAGAAAGCTGAAAACAGAGCAGTTTCAAGACTGTTTCTCTTATGTGCTCCAG agtGACAGTCTCTTGAGCTATCTGACTGTGGAGGAGACTCTGACATACACTGCTCACCTTGCTTTGAGAAAACACTCTTCTGAGGCCATACGCAAGAAG GTAGCTGCAGTCATGGTAGAGCTGAGTTTGGGACACGTGGCTCACAGCGTGATTGGAGGCCGCATTTTCCCAGGCATTTCTGGTGGAGAGAGAAGGAGGGTCTCCATTGCCAGCCAGCTGCTTCAGGACCCAA AAGTGATTCTCCTGGATGAGCCGACCACAGGACTGGACAGCATGACCGCTAATCAGATAGTGGTGCTGCTGGCTGAACTGGCCAGAAGAGATCGAATCGTCATAGTGACCATCCACCAGCCCCGTTCAGAACTTTTCAGG ATCTTTAACAGAATAGCAATCATGAGTCGAGGGGAACTGGTGTTCTGTGGGAAGCCTGAAGAGATGGTGGATTTCTTCAGCAGCTGTGGATATGAGTGTCCTGAGTACTGCAAcccttttgatttt ATAGTTGATCTGACCTCTGTGGACACACGCTGCAGCGAGAGGGAAGCCGCCACCTACAGCCGCATGCATGACATCACGTCAGCCTACCAGAACTCAGAGGTCTATAAAAGCATGCTGGGAAGGATCGAGCAAAGCTGCCAGAGGGCAGACAAACCCATGATCCCATTCAAAAGCAAGGAGTCTCCCAGCTGCATGTCCAAACTGAATGTCCTCCTGAG ACGGACGGTGCGTAATATGTCTCGTGACAGGATGGGCATTCTCATGCGTCTCTCTCAGAATCTCATTTATGGCCTATTCATTGCATTTTTTGTCATGAAACTGGATAAGGATGTGACTAAAGGTGCCGTGCAGGACCGAATTGGCATAATCTACCAATCCATGGGTGCCTCACCCTATACTGGCATGCTGAATGCCGTGGCTTTAT ttccTGCTTTAAGGGCCATCGCTGACCAGGAGAGTAAAGATGGCTTGTACCAGAAGTGGCAGATGTTTCTGGCTTACATCATTCATATCCTGCCCTTCAGTATTATCAGTGTGTTCATCTTCACCTCTTTCTTGTACTG GACTGTTGGTATGAACCCAGATCCTGTGCGCTTCGTGTGTTTTTCAGCCGTAGTTATGGTTCCTCACATCGTTGGTGAACTTTTAACACTGGTCTTGTTGGGGGTTGTTCAAGACCCCAATATGGTCAACAGCGGGGTCGCTCTACTCAATATAGCTGGAATCATGGTGGGATCTGGATTTCTAAG GAGTTTTAAACAAATGCCTGTGGTGTTCCAGTGGCTGAGTTATCTGACCTTCCAGAAGTACGGCTGTGAGCTCCTGATCGTCACTGAGTTCTATGGCCTGAACTTCACCTGCA CGCCTTTAGCTGGTTTGCCAGGATCATGTCTGGTGGACAGTGGGGATATGATCATAGATCAGGGTTATCCTGGAGCGCTTTCACGTTACACACAAGACTTCCTCCTGCTCTACGCCTTTCTGCCTGCACTCGTGATACTGGGCATCATCAGCTTCAAGATACGTGACCACCTCATCAGGCGCTAA